The Streptomyces sp. 135 sequence CTGTTCGCCTTCGGATCACTCACGGCGGCGCTGCTGCCCGCGGTGGTCGGCGCGCTCTCCGTGGCCGGCACCTTCGCCGTTCTCCAGGTGCTGGCCGCGTACATGCCGCTGTCGGCGTTCGCCTTCAACCTCACCACCGCCCTCGGCTTCGGACTGGCCGTCGACTACGGCCTGTTCGTGGTCAGCCGCTACCGCGAGGAGCTGGCCGCGGGCGCCACGCCGCCCGAAGCGGTCGGGACGACCATGCGCACGGTCGGCCGGACCGTGCTGTTCTCCGCGGGCACGGTCGTGGTCTGCCTCGCCGCGCTCCTGCTCTTCCCGCTGGGGTTCCTGCGCTCCTTGGCGCTGGCCGGCATCAGCGTCGTCGTGCTGGCGGCCGTGGCCACGCGTGTGGTGCTGCCCGCCATGCTCCTGGTCATCGGTGGTCGGATCGACCGGCTTGACCCGTTCGCTCCGCTGCGGCGCGGCGCACGTGCCGGCCGGAGCCCGTCGTGGTCACGCGTGGCGCGCCTCGCCACCGGCCGACCGGTTCTGGCGGGCGGCTGCGCGGCCCTGTTCCTGCTGGCCCTGGCCGTGCCGTTCACCCACGCCCGCTTCGGTGTCACCGACGAGCGGGTCCTGCCCGAGAAGGCGGAGTCCCACGCCACGGCCACGCGCGTCGGCCGCGAGTTCCCCCTGCCGTGGACCCGGACGCTGGCCGTACTGCTGCCCGACACCGACGCCGTCGACCAGCGGCAGGCCCTGGACGCCTATGCCCGAAGGGTCTCCGCCCTGCCCACGGCGGGCGAGGTCGGGACCGCTCTGGGCACGTACCACGACGGACGCCGCACGACCGGGCCGTCCATGGACGCGCTGCTCTATGTCGCCGACGGATCGACCTGGCTGTCGGTGACCGCCGACGGGCCGCCGTCGGCCGACGAACCGCTGGTGCGGGAGCTGCGCGCACTGCCCTCTCCCGGCCGGCATCACGTCTCCGGACGTCCGGCCCGCGTACTGGACACCAAGGACGCCGTCCTCGGGGCCCTGCCCACGGCCGCGGCCCTCGTGGTCGGAGCGGTGTTGCTGCTGCTGTTCCTCTTCACCGGCTCGGTCCTCATCCCCGTGAAGGCCGTGCTCATGGGCGCGTTGAGCCTGAGCGCCACCTTCGGGGCGATGGTGTACGTCTTCCAGGACGGACATCTGCGCGCTCTCGTGGGGGACTTCACCGTGACCGGTGAGCTGGAGACGTCGATGCCGATCCTGGTCTTCGGCGCGGCGTTCGCCCTCTCCGTCGACTACGAGCTGTTCCTCATCTCCCGTATCCAGGAGGAGTACCGGAGCACCGGCGATCACCGGACGGCGATCGTCACCGGGCTCGCCCGCACCGGCAGGATGATCACTGTGGCGGCGGTGATCTTCGCGGTCGCCCTGCTGCCCCTGATCTCCTCCGGCATCACCCTGCTCAAACTCGTCGGCTGCGGGCTCGCGCTCGCGGTCCTGGTCGACGCCACCGTCGTACGCGGCGTGCTGGTCCCGGCGTTCATGCAGCTGACCGGGCACGCCAACTGGTGGGCGCCGCGCCCTCTCGCCGCACTCCACCGGCGCGTCGGCCTGGACCGGCGGCACCGCCGCACGGCTCCCGGCACGCACGCGCGGCTTCCCGCGGCGCGCGAGCGGGGAACCGTGTCCGCGCCGGTGTCCGACAAGTGACCGACCACCCTCGTGACACAAGTAGTCGACCACCCGCGTGACAGGGGACAGAGCCGCATGTACGCCAACCCAGTGGACGCCGTCTACCACCGGTACCGGAGCGCGCACCCGCAGATCGTGGGGACCTTGCTGCGGTTCCGGGGCGCGGCTCCCGAGCTCGGCCGGCTCCGGGAGCACTTCGCCGCGCACTTCGCCGAGCAGCCCGTCCTGCGTCACCGTCTGGAGGAGGTCGGGGGCCGCACCTGCCGCGTGCCGGCCGATGTGCGTCCGCAGGACCACGTACGGCACCACGCGGCGCCTCCCGGCCGGACGTGGGAGGAGGTGGCCGACGCGCTGCACGCCCTCCCCCTGCCGCCGCCACCGGCCGTGCCGTGGGACGTCTGGCTCGCCGACGGCCACCACGCCGACGAGTGGCTGCTCTTCTTCCGCTCCCACCACGCGCTCACCGACGGGACGGGGCGCGCACATCTGATCAACAGTCTGTTCGGGAGCGCTCCGCGGCCAGGCCCCGCGGTGTCACGGGGCGGGTTCTCCCTCACGTGCGCGGCGCGTCTGCTCGCCGATGCCGTGTCCGGGCTGCTGCCCGGCCCTGTTGCCGCACCGCCCTGGCGGTGGCTGTACGGGCCCACGAGCGGCTCCTCCCGCCTCAGCTGCGTTTCCCTTCCCTACGAGCGGCTGTCCCAGGTGGGACGAGCCGCGGGGGTCACCACCAACGACGTCTATCTCGCGGCCATGGCGGGCGTGATGCGCCAGTTGGCGCTGGAAAGGGGTACCGGCCCCGACGAGCTGTGCGCCCTGCCGGTGTCCATGCCCATGTCGACGCGCCGCGCAGGCGAGGAGGGCCTGCCGGGCAATCATCTGGCGACGGCCCGTGTCCTGCTGCCCTGCCATCTGCCCGACCCGTGGCAGCGGTTGGCCCGCGTGCACCGGGCGACGGCCCGCGCGAAGCGGCAAGGACGCGCGGCCACCTCCCGCTTCCTCCAGGAGCATGCCCCGCACCGGATCTCCGAGGCCACCGCCAGGGCGCTCATGGACGCGCGTACCGCGCCGGTGTGCTGCAACTACGTGCCCTACCGGGAGCCGGAGCTGTCCTTCGACGGCAGCCGCGCCCTCGACGTCACCTCGGTGGGGGCGCTCATGGACGGGCATCTGCTCTACACGGCTCTCACGTACCACCGCTCTGTCGCCCGGCTCGCCGTGGTGCACGATGCGGCCCTGCCGGACGCCGCTCGGGTGGGAGCACTCTGGAACGCGGAGGTCGACGCCCTGTGCGGCGCCCCCGGCCCAGGGGCTCACACGTGCAGCGGCGCCTTGGCTCCCCCGAAGGCGCGTACCAGGTAGTCGTGGTCGACGGGGTCGGGGACGGGAAGGTCACCGACGGCCGCCAGGAGGTTGCTCCGGTCGTACGTGCGCCGGTGGGCGCTGAACGTCAGCAGGCGCGTGCCGTGCTTCGCGAGGAGCCGCTCCGGCATCGTGGGGTGGGACAGTACGGGGGTGAAGCGGATCAGCAGGCCGGGGAAGCGGGTTCGCATGGCGGTGGCCATCGTCGACAGTCTCACGCTCTGCGGATGGGTGACGTGCAGCGTGCGGACGCCTGGTGCGGGTTCGTCGCGCGATGCCGCCAGCACCATGGCATGGGCCGCGTAGTCGGCCTGGAGCAGGTTGAGCGCGCCCTCGGGGTCGCCCTCGACGCGGTGCTGCATGATCTCGGGCCGCCGGGTGTCAGCGCTGCGCGGGCCACCCAGCAGCACCCGCATCGCGTCCTGCTCGGCCGCACGGCCGAGCAGGACGTTCTCGATGAGCCGGACCGCCACGTCGGTCGGCTGGCCGGGCAGCCCCTCGGGCGCCGGGCGGTCGGTGACCAGCAGACTGGGGCGGAACACGGTGACGTCCCGGCCCCCCTCGCGCGCCCAGGCGTGCAGCAGGCGCTCGGCGGTGTACTTGGACTCCTCGTACAGCGTCTGGAACCCGTCCCCGTCCCGCAGGTCGGTTTCCCTCACGTGCCCTGTGCGGCGCCGTCCGGCCACGTACGCGGTGCTCACGAAGAGCACGCGCGACCCGGGAGCCTCGTCCGCCAGTTCCAGGACGCGCCGGGTGCCGATGACGTTGGCATGGTGCAGCGGGGCCGGCTCCGCCTCAAGGGCGATCATCGCGGCGCAGTGCCACAGAGCGGTGAGGCCCCGAGTGACGCGGGCCCGGTCCTCCGGTGTCAGGCCGAGGCCTGGCTGTGTGAGGTCGCCGCGGACGTAGCGGACGCCGGCGAGGGCGTCGGCGGCCAATGGCGGGGCCTCGAGCCACGTCACGGCGGCGTCGACGCGGGCGCGCAGTTCGTCGGGTGTGCCACGGCCCAGGACGGTGACCTCCTCGCCGCGGGCGAGGAGTTCGCGCAGGATGCGGCAGCCGAGGAAGCCGGTCGCGCCGGTGAGCAGGACGGACAACGGGGTCTCCTGAGGAAGAGGGGGGAGTGACGGCACCAGACGCTACGGCGCCGTCTCGGGTCCGAACCGCCGCTCAGGTCGCGCCTCGGCACAGTCACTCGGACGAGTGGTCGGCGTCGATGCGGGGCCCTTCACTCGTAAAGGTGATTGCGAGGAAAACACCCGAACTCCGGTGATTTCTACCAGCGTTCGAGCCGGAGGTGGCTACGGTGCTGAGCGATCTGTGGCGTTTTGCTCCCTGTTGCTGTTCATTGCTGCCCACTGCTCCTCATTACTACCCATTACTACCTGTTACCCCGTTGCTGCCCGCTGTTCGCTGAAAGGCCGCCCTGTGACCCAGGATCTGGTTTCCGCCGCACCCGAGAGAGCCATCGCCGTCGTCGGCGTCTCCTGTCGCCTGCCGGGCGGCATCCACGACATGGACGGGCTGTGGACGGCTCTGTGCGAGGGGCGGGACGCGGTCGGCGAGGCGCCGAAGGACCGGTTCGACGCCCGCCGGTTCGCGGCCGGCGACATGCCGCGCACCGGCCGGAGCTACACCTCGGCCGGCGGTTTTCTCGACGACATCGCCGGCTTCGACGCCGCGTACTTCGGCATCTCGCCCAAGGAAGCCGCCCACATGGACCCGCAGCACCGGCTGCTGCTGGAACTGGCGGCCGAGGCGCTGGACGACGCGGCCATCGCGCCCGAGCGCATCGCCGGCACCGACACCGCTGTCTACGTCGGCATCTCCGACGCCTCCTACGGGGCGCTCCAGATGATGTCGCTGGAAACGGTCAGCCCGTACACGATGGCGGGCGCGGCCTCCTCTATCGCGGCCAACCGCCTCTCCCACGCGTTCGATCTGCGCGGCCCCAGCATGGCGGTGGACACCGCCTGTTCCTCCTCCCTCGTCGCCCTGGACCGTGCCTGCCACACCCTGTGGGCGGGCACGAGCCGGGTGGCCCTGTGCGGCGGAGCGAACATCCTGCTCAGCCCCTACCACTACGTGGGGTTCTCGCAGGCGTCCATGCTGTCGAGGCGGGGACACTGCGCCGCGTTCTCCGCCGAGGCCGACGGATTCGTACGCGCCGAGGGCGGCGGCATGGTGGTCCTCAAACCGCTGGCGGACGCCCTGGCCGCCGGTGACCGGGTGCTCGGCGTCATCCTCGGCAGCGGCAGCAACAGCGACGGCCGCACGATGGGCCTCGCGCTGCCCAGCGCCGAGGCGCAGGAGGAGCTGCTGCGCCAGGTGTACGCGCGAGCGGGCGTCGACCCGGACGAGGTCGTCTACTTCGAGGCCCACGGCACCGGCACCCCCGTCGGAGACCCCTTGGAGGCGCAGGCCATCGGACGGGCGCTCGGCGTACGCCGCATCAGCGGGGCGCTGCCCGTCGGTTCGGTGAAGACGAACCTCGGCCACCTCGAACCGGCGTCGGGCATGGCGGGGTTGTGCAAGGCCCTGCTGGTGCTGCGGCACCGCACCATTCCCCCGATGTTGCACGCCGACACCCCGCATCCGGACATCGACTTCACGGGTCTCGGCCTCGGACTCACCACCTCTCGGCAGCCGCTCCCCGCGAGTCCGACCGGCCGGCCCGTCGTCGGCGTCAACTCCTTCGGTTTCGGCGGGGCCAACGCCCACGTCACGCTCACCTCGGCACCGCCGCCCCCGGGTCCCGTGGCGTACAGCCCGCCGGTCGAGGGGCTGCCCCTGATGGTCAGTGCCCGCACGCCACGGGCGCTGTCGGCCGCCGCCGCGGCCATGGCCGAACGGCTGCGCGACGCGGACGACGACACGTTCTACGACCTCGCCTACACCTCGTGCCTGCGCCGTGGCGCGCACGAGCACCGCGCGGCCGTCCTCGCCCGGTCGCCGCGGGAAGCGGCCCGCGGCTTCGCGTCGCTGGCCGGGGACGCGCACGCGGACGTGCGGGAGGCCGACGAGGTGCCTGGAGCGGGCGGCGCCGACGCCGTGTCCGCCGCTGTCGCCCAGGCCACGATGTGCGGGCGGGTCGCGTTCGTCTTCTCCGGGAACGG is a genomic window containing:
- a CDS encoding MMPL family transporter, translating into MLLATAGIGTVLALTAFAAPGRLSNGGYIAEGTEATRTDALIQQRFGAGIPDLVLYARAPQPADAPEVRRAGQEFADRVAHEPGVREVVSYWAVGDRRLLSEDGRAALVTVDLRGNEDAAARRAADLVPRLTGGQGPFTVTATGPAWVMAQVTELSREELIRAELIGAPLAVLVLLFAFGSLTAALLPAVVGALSVAGTFAVLQVLAAYMPLSAFAFNLTTALGFGLAVDYGLFVVSRYREELAAGATPPEAVGTTMRTVGRTVLFSAGTVVVCLAALLLFPLGFLRSLALAGISVVVLAAVATRVVLPAMLLVIGGRIDRLDPFAPLRRGARAGRSPSWSRVARLATGRPVLAGGCAALFLLALAVPFTHARFGVTDERVLPEKAESHATATRVGREFPLPWTRTLAVLLPDTDAVDQRQALDAYARRVSALPTAGEVGTALGTYHDGRRTTGPSMDALLYVADGSTWLSVTADGPPSADEPLVRELRALPSPGRHHVSGRPARVLDTKDAVLGALPTAAALVVGAVLLLLFLFTGSVLIPVKAVLMGALSLSATFGAMVYVFQDGHLRALVGDFTVTGELETSMPILVFGAAFALSVDYELFLISRIQEEYRSTGDHRTAIVTGLARTGRMITVAAVIFAVALLPLISSGITLLKLVGCGLALAVLVDATVVRGVLVPAFMQLTGHANWWAPRPLAALHRRVGLDRRHRRTAPGTHARLPAARERGTVSAPVSDK
- a CDS encoding wax ester/triacylglycerol synthase domain-containing protein; translated protein: MYANPVDAVYHRYRSAHPQIVGTLLRFRGAAPELGRLREHFAAHFAEQPVLRHRLEEVGGRTCRVPADVRPQDHVRHHAAPPGRTWEEVADALHALPLPPPPAVPWDVWLADGHHADEWLLFFRSHHALTDGTGRAHLINSLFGSAPRPGPAVSRGGFSLTCAARLLADAVSGLLPGPVAAPPWRWLYGPTSGSSRLSCVSLPYERLSQVGRAAGVTTNDVYLAAMAGVMRQLALERGTGPDELCALPVSMPMSTRRAGEEGLPGNHLATARVLLPCHLPDPWQRLARVHRATARAKRQGRAATSRFLQEHAPHRISEATARALMDARTAPVCCNYVPYREPELSFDGSRALDVTSVGALMDGHLLYTALTYHRSVARLAVVHDAALPDAARVGALWNAEVDALCGAPGPGAHTCSGALAPPKARTR
- a CDS encoding SDR family oxidoreductase codes for the protein MSVLLTGATGFLGCRILRELLARGEEVTVLGRGTPDELRARVDAAVTWLEAPPLAADALAGVRYVRGDLTQPGLGLTPEDRARVTRGLTALWHCAAMIALEAEPAPLHHANVIGTRRVLELADEAPGSRVLFVSTAYVAGRRRTGHVRETDLRDGDGFQTLYEESKYTAERLLHAWAREGGRDVTVFRPSLLVTDRPAPEGLPGQPTDVAVRLIENVLLGRAAEQDAMRVLLGGPRSADTRRPEIMQHRVEGDPEGALNLLQADYAAHAMVLAASRDEPAPGVRTLHVTHPQSVRLSTMATAMRTRFPGLLIRFTPVLSHPTMPERLLAKHGTRLLTFSAHRRTYDRSNLLAAVGDLPVPDPVDHDYLVRAFGGAKAPLHV